One window of the Candidatus Saccharibacteria bacterium genome contains the following:
- a CDS encoding peptide chain release factor N(5)-glutamine methyltransferase, with protein sequence MAVSIDRFLREATNQLHMCGIETARLDSLVLLSDELGHDKAWVLAHSEYCIQGSVLKKLNIKIAQRSKHIPLAYIRGKSEFYGREFMVNKHVLVPRPESESMIDLLKRFVGPDSRTTIIDVGTGSGCLAITARLELANSTVVALDSSHECLRVAKQNATKLVADITFLESDLLNSMQDSSFKIQDSILLANLPYVPNDYPINNAATHEPTLALFGGSDGLELFRRLFSEVKGLGARCIVTESLTEQHAQLAQIARNNSFRLTASDGLAQLFLAD encoded by the coding sequence ATGGCGGTAAGCATTGATCGGTTTTTACGTGAGGCAACTAACCAGTTGCATATGTGTGGCATCGAGACCGCGCGGCTCGACTCGTTGGTGCTGCTAAGCGATGAACTTGGGCACGATAAAGCATGGGTTTTAGCGCACTCCGAGTACTGTATACAGGGGTCGGTCTTAAAAAAATTGAATATAAAAATTGCTCAAAGGAGTAAGCATATACCTCTTGCCTACATTCGCGGGAAAAGTGAATTTTATGGCCGTGAGTTTATGGTGAATAAACATGTGCTTGTACCCCGTCCCGAATCTGAAAGCATGATTGACTTACTAAAACGATTCGTGGGCCCAGACTCACGAACCACAATTATCGATGTCGGTACTGGTAGCGGATGTCTTGCTATAACGGCCAGGTTAGAGCTGGCAAACAGTACGGTCGTAGCACTCGATAGTAGCCATGAATGCTTACGTGTCGCAAAACAAAATGCAACGAAACTAGTCGCAGATATCACATTCCTTGAGAGTGACTTACTAAACAGTATGCAAGATTCAAGCTTCAAGATTCAAGATTCAATTCTCCTCGCCAACCTACCATACGTTCCAAATGATTACCCGATTAACAATGCTGCCACCCATGAACCAACCCTTGCCCTATTTGGAGGCAGTGATGGACTAGAACTTTTCCGCAGACTTTTCTCGGAAGTAAAAGGGCTAGGAGCTAGGTGCATTGTTACCGAGTCACTTACCGAACAACACGCCCAGCTTGCACAAATTGCCAGAAATAATTCGTTTAGGCTAACCGCTTCGGATGGTCTTGCCCAGCTGTTTCTAGCCGACTAA
- a CDS encoding ParA family protein produces MAYIVAITNQKGGVGKTTTAINLAAQLATNERRVVLVDLDPQGNSTSSLGIDKNTLANSLYDVLLGRVDTADIVKTTKTHNLFVLPASPSLAQAEVQLVDVQNRETRLKEVMKNVDAEVVVIDCPPALGLLTINALTAAHSVIIPVQAEYFALEGLSQLMQTMQLVRRSLNPGLHIFGVVLTMFTKRTVLSEQVKQEVEKHFGDKVFHSVIPRNIRLAEAPSYGKTIFEHDRWSKGARAYKALAQEVVKRGNL; encoded by the coding sequence TTGGCCTATATAGTAGCCATCACAAACCAGAAGGGCGGTGTCGGCAAAACAACCACCGCTATAAATCTGGCTGCTCAGCTTGCCACAAATGAGCGGCGAGTTGTGTTAGTAGACTTAGACCCCCAAGGAAACAGCACAAGTAGTCTGGGGATAGACAAAAACACCCTTGCTAATTCATTGTACGACGTACTACTTGGCCGGGTAGACACGGCAGATATTGTGAAGACAACAAAAACCCATAATCTTTTTGTGTTACCGGCTAGTCCTTCGCTGGCACAGGCAGAGGTTCAACTCGTCGATGTGCAGAACCGTGAAACTCGGCTCAAGGAAGTAATGAAGAACGTCGATGCTGAAGTGGTCGTTATAGATTGCCCACCGGCTCTAGGACTTTTGACCATAAACGCTTTGACTGCTGCACATAGTGTAATCATACCGGTACAGGCAGAGTATTTTGCCCTCGAGGGTTTAAGTCAGCTCATGCAAACTATGCAGCTCGTAAGGCGTAGCCTGAATCCCGGCCTGCATATTTTCGGTGTCGTACTTACCATGTTTACCAAGCGTACGGTACTCAGCGAGCAGGTAAAGCAAGAGGTAGAAAAACACTTCGGAGATAAGGTTTTTCATAGTGTTATCCCGCGTAATATTCGACTCGCCGAAGCGCCTAGCTACGGGAAAACAATTTTTGAACACGATAGGTGGAGCAAGGGTGCGCGTGCATATAAGGCGCTGGCTCAGGAGGTGGTGAAACGTGGTAATTTATAG
- the lepB gene encoding signal peptidase I, producing MDQQDSPITSVDSSDASGSNESNGLRGIISTVGILLLAPIIAILLTLFVFQSYQVDGPSMEPTLQNNDRLIVWKLGRTWSKITGHQYVPNRGDIIILNESGLASFGSGSDEKQLVKRVIGLPGDHVVIKNNVVTVYNTEHPQGFQPDVSLPYGSKTAIPPTTDDVEVTLSDTELFVCGDNRPQSLDSRRFGPIQTSQVVGKLVARILPLNAIEKY from the coding sequence ATGGACCAACAGGACTCACCAATTACATCAGTTGACTCATCGGATGCTTCCGGCTCAAATGAATCAAACGGTCTACGAGGTATTATTTCCACGGTAGGTATTCTGCTTCTCGCACCAATTATCGCAATCCTGCTAACACTATTTGTCTTCCAGTCATACCAAGTAGACGGCCCAAGCATGGAACCAACCCTACAAAATAATGACCGCCTGATTGTCTGGAAACTTGGTCGCACATGGTCAAAAATTACTGGCCACCAGTACGTCCCTAACAGGGGTGATATTATCATATTAAACGAGTCCGGACTGGCAAGTTTTGGCAGCGGCAGTGACGAAAAACAGCTTGTGAAGCGTGTTATCGGCCTTCCCGGTGACCATGTCGTCATAAAGAACAATGTAGTTACGGTATACAATACAGAGCATCCTCAAGGGTTTCAGCCAGATGTATCCTTACCATATGGCAGCAAAACCGCCATACCCCCTACAACAGACGATGTTGAAGTAACACTTTCAGATACCGAGTTATTCGTGTGTGGAGATAACCGACCCCAGTCACTCGATTCAAGACGCTTTGGACCGATTCAAACAAGCCAAGTTGTTGGCAAACTTGTTGCCAGAATACTTCCCCTGAACGCCATAGAAAAATACTAA
- a CDS encoding ParB/RepB/Spo0J family partition protein → MSVKSGLGQGLGALIPQDFDTEVLLEAGERVLQVSPEKLAPNPQQPRTTFDELALDELAASIKRHGIVQPLVVTEVGDGYEIIAGERRWRAARRARLKTVPVIVRSMQQQEQLEVALIENVQRVDLDALEQAVSIERLHQQFNLAYSEIAKRLGKSEPTISNTIRLLQLPIAAKKALQSGAISEGHARQILALKGQAEKQEELLRLITTQHLNVRQAERFVNSLKSGKNNESSTRRAVGVENKETASLSRRYKTPVKIYRTAKGGRLELYFSSDEDLSRLINELSVS, encoded by the coding sequence ATGAGTGTTAAATCGGGGTTAGGACAGGGACTCGGAGCGCTTATACCGCAAGATTTCGACACGGAAGTATTGCTTGAGGCGGGAGAGCGTGTATTGCAAGTATCGCCCGAAAAGCTCGCGCCAAATCCACAACAGCCGCGGACGACCTTCGACGAGCTTGCGCTCGATGAACTTGCGGCGAGCATAAAACGACATGGGATCGTCCAGCCGCTTGTGGTGACCGAAGTAGGAGACGGCTATGAGATCATAGCTGGCGAACGAAGGTGGCGCGCTGCACGGCGGGCTAGACTTAAAACCGTACCGGTTATCGTCAGAAGTATGCAACAACAGGAACAGCTTGAAGTGGCACTTATAGAAAATGTCCAGCGGGTTGACCTGGATGCGCTTGAACAAGCGGTATCGATTGAACGCTTACATCAGCAGTTTAATCTGGCGTATAGCGAGATCGCCAAGCGTCTCGGAAAATCAGAGCCAACCATCAGCAACACAATTCGTTTGTTACAGCTGCCGATAGCAGCAAAAAAGGCTCTTCAGTCGGGAGCAATTAGTGAAGGGCATGCGCGGCAAATTCTTGCACTGAAAGGGCAAGCTGAAAAACAAGAAGAACTCCTTAGGCTGATTACGACTCAGCACTTGAATGTGCGACAGGCTGAGCGTTTTGTAAATTCGCTTAAGTCAGGTAAAAACAACGAGAGTAGTACTCGTCGAGCGGTCGGGGTTGAGAATAAAGAGACAGCTTCACTTAGTAGGCGATACAAAACACCGGTCAAAATATACCGAACTGCAAAAGGTGGACGTCTTGAGCTGTACTTCAGTTCGGACGAAGACCTAAGCCGCCTTATTAACGAGCTATCTGTATCATAG
- a CDS encoding trypsin-like peptidase domain-containing protein has product MDRDQIMQADRDSKKASVLSRILIGLIILAVSFGGGWLGAASYGNDSDTRAIAEQKKVVTSTANLVSSIAETVGESVVSVNVTSQSTGSTYGGFFGFGYGPYTQESAGTGVILSSDGLILTNRHVVPAGTTDVSVTLSDGTVLEKVKVIARTNTRDTLDIAFLKVENDEGKKLVAAKLGDSSKMQVGDAVVAIGNTLGQFQNTVTSGIISGYGRSLVAGDESGGGAENLDDMFQTDAAINQGNSGGPLVNMNGEVIGINTAIASDAQTVGFAIPINNVKGLIDNVKKSGKLERPYLGVVYVMLTDDIAKEYNLSVNRGAYIPKAEDMGSETILKDGPAADADIQEGDIITKIDGVAINEKSSLLSVLSKHKAGDNVELTIVRGSSTKTVNVKLGVAPVS; this is encoded by the coding sequence ATGGATAGAGATCAAATAATGCAAGCCGACAGAGACAGTAAAAAGGCGAGTGTCCTCAGCAGAATACTGATAGGGCTTATTATCTTAGCAGTTAGCTTTGGCGGTGGGTGGTTGGGCGCAGCAAGCTATGGTAACGACAGCGATACGCGTGCTATTGCAGAACAAAAGAAAGTCGTGACAAGTACGGCAAACCTCGTCAGCTCCATTGCCGAAACGGTTGGCGAAAGTGTCGTTTCTGTTAATGTTACCTCGCAGTCGACGGGTTCAACCTATGGAGGTTTTTTTGGGTTTGGTTATGGTCCATATACGCAAGAAAGTGCTGGTACCGGTGTAATACTTAGCTCCGACGGGCTCATACTGACAAACCGACACGTAGTTCCAGCGGGTACGACCGATGTCAGCGTTACGCTGAGCGATGGTACGGTGCTAGAAAAGGTAAAGGTTATTGCGCGGACCAACACGCGCGATACCCTTGATATCGCATTTCTAAAGGTTGAAAATGATGAAGGGAAGAAGCTCGTTGCTGCCAAACTTGGCGACTCAAGTAAGATGCAGGTTGGCGACGCAGTTGTGGCGATTGGCAATACGCTTGGTCAGTTCCAGAACACGGTGACGAGCGGCATTATTTCGGGCTACGGGAGAAGCCTGGTTGCAGGAGATGAGTCTGGTGGCGGGGCAGAAAATCTTGACGATATGTTTCAGACCGATGCGGCGATAAACCAAGGTAATTCGGGTGGACCGCTGGTAAATATGAATGGTGAAGTAATAGGGATAAATACAGCAATTGCCAGTGATGCCCAAACGGTTGGGTTTGCTATTCCTATCAACAATGTGAAGGGCCTCATAGACAATGTGAAGAAAAGTGGCAAGCTAGAGCGACCATACCTTGGTGTTGTCTATGTGATGCTTACTGATGATATTGCAAAAGAGTATAATCTTAGCGTCAACCGAGGAGCTTATATTCCTAAGGCAGAAGATATGGGCAGTGAGACTATTCTAAAAGATGGTCCAGCTGCAGACGCAGATATACAGGAGGGCGACATCATCACAAAAATAGACGGCGTTGCGATTAATGAAAAATCTAGCCTGCTCTCTGTTTTGAGTAAGCATAAAGCCGGTGACAACGTAGAACTTACTATTGTACGTGGTAGTAGCACCAAAACAGTGAATGTGAAGCTTGGTGTTGCACCGGTAAGTTAG
- a CDS encoding LCP family protein, which translates to MNTKRHQKDSISRANLDGFIGVRRNYAAPEYEAMPSITVDKVQLPLPATSKKATSTQKPIFEGVFQEESNTMQHFDLPRYVAPVRPLKLVRKKTQWRRRLLQFSAVSASLTIVFGGVLFWRGYTNLHRVFQGTNTVAALSAEKVAPELLSGEGDGRVNILMMGVGGKNHPGGDLTDTLMVLSVDPVNNKAAMLSVPRDLWVKMPVNYFGSYQKINAAYSSGKYKYLGKNDMSNNNQQAVEAGFASVSEAVSGVLGININYHVLVDFQAFEQAVDTVGGVTLDVKEQLYDPTMAWENTNNPVLAPQGIQNMGGKRALMYARSRETSSDFARSERQRQLLIALKQKVLTMGTLSSPAKIDGLLNAFGDNVRTDLSPQAANRLVSIMRGIEDSEIASLSLTSPNNLVTTDRVGDSSVVRPKAGFDTYSDIQSYVRSQLQDGYLVKERANVYIVAASEKLRMSTTDMLSGYGYAVSGSTTTQGIPVGTTIVDLTDGAKPYTQHYLQDRYGIAAVDELPQGVNVPVGVQFAIIIGT; encoded by the coding sequence ATGAATACAAAGAGACATCAAAAAGATAGTATTTCCCGTGCCAACCTAGATGGGTTTATTGGGGTACGGCGTAACTACGCGGCGCCTGAATATGAGGCCATGCCTTCCATTACAGTCGATAAGGTGCAATTACCACTCCCTGCTACTTCCAAGAAGGCAACTTCGACGCAAAAACCCATATTTGAAGGAGTTTTTCAGGAGGAATCAAATACAATGCAACATTTTGATTTGCCTCGCTACGTTGCCCCGGTACGCCCCCTGAAACTCGTTCGCAAGAAAACCCAATGGCGGCGACGTCTATTGCAGTTTTCAGCAGTTAGCGCCAGCCTGACTATTGTTTTTGGTGGGGTGCTTTTTTGGCGAGGATATACCAACTTGCATCGTGTTTTTCAAGGTACGAACACGGTTGCAGCCCTAAGTGCAGAAAAAGTTGCGCCAGAACTGCTTAGCGGTGAGGGTGACGGGCGAGTAAATATACTAATGATGGGTGTTGGTGGCAAGAATCACCCCGGTGGTGACCTGACGGACACGCTCATGGTGCTCAGTGTTGACCCCGTAAATAATAAAGCTGCAATGCTCAGCGTGCCCCGTGACTTATGGGTAAAAATGCCGGTTAACTATTTTGGTTCATACCAGAAAATCAACGCCGCCTACAGTAGTGGAAAATACAAATACCTCGGAAAAAATGACATGTCAAATAATAACCAGCAAGCGGTAGAGGCAGGTTTTGCGTCGGTAAGCGAGGCAGTTAGCGGGGTCTTGGGCATTAATATCAACTATCATGTGCTTGTCGACTTTCAGGCATTTGAGCAAGCGGTGGACACGGTTGGTGGAGTCACGCTTGATGTAAAAGAGCAGCTCTATGACCCAACCATGGCTTGGGAGAATACAAATAACCCGGTTCTTGCGCCACAAGGTATTCAAAATATGGGTGGGAAACGAGCACTAATGTATGCTAGGTCTCGTGAAACTAGTTCAGATTTCGCACGCTCAGAAAGACAGCGACAGCTGTTAATCGCACTCAAGCAGAAGGTGCTTACAATGGGTACGTTGAGTAGCCCTGCAAAGATAGATGGTTTGTTAAATGCGTTCGGTGATAACGTCCGTACAGACCTAAGCCCCCAAGCAGCGAACCGCCTTGTGTCAATTATGCGAGGCATAGAGGACAGTGAAATTGCATCGTTGAGCTTAACATCGCCGAATAATCTTGTTACAACAGACCGGGTTGGCGACAGCTCTGTCGTGAGGCCTAAAGCGGGTTTTGACACATATAGTGATATTCAGTCATATGTTCGCTCGCAGCTTCAAGACGGGTATCTTGTGAAAGAACGGGCAAATGTGTATATTGTTGCCGCCTCGGAGAAGCTTCGTATGTCTACAACCGATATGTTGAGCGGGTATGGGTATGCTGTATCTGGCTCCACAACTACTCAAGGCATACCCGTCGGGACAACGATTGTCGACTTAACTGATGGCGCAAAGCCATACACTCAGCATTACCTACAGGATAGATATGGTATTGCTGCTGTTGACGAATTACCTCAAGGCGTAAACGTTCCGGTTGGTGTGCAGTTTGCTATAATAATAGGTACATGA